DNA from Candidatus Binataceae bacterium:
CCAGATCCTCGAAGCTCTCGCGCTCGCGCACGACGTACGTCTCGGCGCCGTCAACCATTATCTCGGGTGCGCGCGGGCGGCTGTTGTAGTTCGACGCCATCACGAAGCCATACGCGCCCGCGCTCATCACGGCCAGCAGGTCGCCGTCGCGCGGCGCGCTGAGCTCGCGCTCGCGGGCGAAGAAATCTCCGCTCTCGCACACCGGGCCCACGACGTCGGCGGTAACGATCGGGTCGCCCGTCCGCCGCTCAACCGGAAGTATCTGATGGTAAGCCTCGTAAAGCACGGGCCGGATGAGATCGTTCATCGCGCCGTCGACCACGATGAAGCGCTTGACGTCGGTCTCCTTGACGTAGAGCACGCGCGTCACCAGCGCGCCGGCGTTGCCGACCATCACGCGGCCCGGCTCGATGATCAACTTAAGTCCGAGTCCGCGCAGCGGCCCCAGCAGCGCGGCCGCGTACTCCGCCGGCGGCGGCGGTTCTTCCTGGTAGGGAATACCGAGGCCGCCGCCGAGGTCGAGATAGCGCAGCGCCAGGCCGCTTTCGCGGAGCGCCTTGACGATAGCCGCCACCTTGTTGGCCGCTTCGCTGAAGGGCGAGGTGTCGGTTATCTGCGAGCCGATATGCGTACTGAGCCCGACCAGGTCGAGATCGGGGAGCGCGCGCGCCTCGGCGTAGTATTCGTGCACCTGGGCGAGCGGTATGCCGAACTTGCTGTCGCGATGGCCGGTCGAGATGTGCGGGTGGGTTCCCGGATCGAGGTCGGGATTGACCCGCAGGCTGACCGGCGCGCGCCGGCGCATCCGCGCGCCGACGGCGGCCACGCGATGCAGTTCGGGAGCGGACTCGACGTTGATCATCAGGATGCCCGCCTCGATCGCGGCCTTCAGTTCTTCGTCGGTCTTGCCCACGCCGGAGAAAACGATCTTGCCCGGATCGGCCCCGGCCCTGATGCAGCGCATCAGTTCGCCCACCGAGACGATGTCGAAGCCCGATCCCATCGCGGCGAAAAGCTTGAGCACGCTCAGATTGGAGAGCGCTTTCATCGCGTAGCAGATCAGGTGGTCGGTGCCGGCAAAGGCCTCGTCCATGACCCGGTAGTGACGACGGAGCGTGCGCGTGCTGTAGACGTAAAACGGGGTGCCGAAGCGCGCCGCGAGATCGGAAATTGCGACCTCTTCGGCGAACAGCCGATTATCCTTGTAGGCGAAGTAATTCATGTGTGAGGCCCGGGCCGCGGGGCCTAATGCGCGCGCGGCCGGGGCAGCCATCGTTTCTATCACAGCCGCACCGAATCGATAAACGAGGCGCGCGGCTCTTCGGCGCGGCGGTTTAGTGCGTCGTCGCCGCCGGCGGCGCCGTCATGCCGGGGAGCGGCGCGGGCGCCGGCAATTTAAAATTCTCGGGCGTGACCGGCGGCGTGGGCGTCGTGCGCGTACCCATGGCGACGTTGGAGGGGTCGCTCTGGTAGCCGTCGGCGGTCTCGGCGATCATCGTGTAGCGATAGCTGTGGCCGATTTGCGCGGTGGTGTCGATATATGCGAAGCGGCGCACTTTTTGAAAGCGTTCCTGGTCGGTAATCGGCAACTCGGCGAGGTCGGTGAGCGAGCCGTCGCCTTCCGAGCGCAGCAGGCGGAAGCCCGCGAGATCCTTCAGCGCCTTGCCGCCGCTATATTTCATCGGCCGGCTCCAGGTCAGCTTGATACCCTTGGGATCGGATTTGGCCGAAAGATCGTTGACGCGATCCGGATGGACCAGCTCAGGCGCGACCGGGCGGCTCTTCGCCCCGCATCCGGACGCTAGTGCAATCGCGATTACCGCCGCGGTCAGAATCCGCCACCGCTTCATCAGTCTTCGACTCTCCTCAAATATCGGCGCATCGCCGCCGCCGCAGGGCCGCCGGGCAGGTTGCGCGCGTTAACGCTGCCCGCAGCGCTCAGGCCGCGCAAAGCGTCGGCGCCGAACGCGGAGGCGTGGCGCCGCAAGTCCGCGAGCGTGTACTCCTCGAGCGTGTGGCCAGCGGCGGACGCCTCGCGCACCAGCGCGCCGACGATCTCGTGCGCGCGGCGGAAAGCCACGCCACGGCGCACCAGGTACTCGGCAAGGTCGGTCGCGAGCGCAAAGCCGCCAGCTGCCGCATGCATTGCCGCCGCATCGAAGCGCAGCCGCGGCCACAGCAGCGCGAGCAGCCGCAGCGCCGGCTTCAACGTATCGAGCGCGTCAAAGACGCGCTCCTTGTCTTCCTGCAGATCGGAATTATACGCGAGCGGCAGGCCCTTTAGCACCGTCAGCATCGCCATCAGGTCGCCGATCACGCGGCCGCTCTTTGCGCGGATCAGCTCGAGCAGGTCGGGATTCTTCTTGTGCGGCATCATCGAGCTGCCGGTGGAAAATTCGTCGGGCAGGGCAACGAAGCCGAACTCGGCGCTGCTCCAGAGGATAATCTCCTCGGCCATCCGCGACAGATGCACGGCCGCGAGCGCAGCGGCGGCGAGAAAATCGACCACGAAGTCGCGGTCCGAGACCGCATCGAGGCTGTTCTCGCTGATTCGCTCGAAGCCGAGCTCGCGCGCGGCCAGATGGCGGTCGATCGGCAGCGTCGTGCCGGCGAGCGCACCCGCCCCAAGCGGCATCACCGCAGTGCGCTCGAGCGCCTGGGCGAAACGCTCGCGGTCGCGCCCAAGCATCTCGACGTAGGCGGCGAGGTGATGCGCGAGCGTGACCGGCTGCGCGCGCTGCAGATGGGTGTAGCCGGGCATCACGGTGCCGAGATGGCGGCGGGCGAGCGCGATCAATGTGCGGCGCAGTCCACCGACAAGCTCGATCATCTCGGCCAGTTCGTCGCGGAGATAGAGCCTCAAGTCGAGCGCGACCTGGTCGTTGCGCGAGCGCGCGGTATGGAGCTTGCGCGCCGGCGCGCCGATGCGCTCGGTCAGGCGGCGCTCGATCGCGAGATGAATGTCCTCATCCGCCAGCGCGAAGTGGAAGCGGCCGGAATCGATCTCGCGTTCGATCGCGCGGAGCCCCGCGACGATCTTCGCGGCCTCGGCGCGCCGCAACAGGCCCGTCCGCGCGAGCATCCGCGCGTGCGCGATCGATCCGCGGACATCATGGCGATACAGGCGGCGGTCAAACGGCAGCGAGGCGGTGAAGGCTTCGACCTCAGGCAGGCGCGCGCGCGCGAACCGGCCGCGAATCAGCCCGCCGGAGCCCCGCGGCGTTTTGGCGGCGACGCCGGCGGTAGCCCTATTGGATAGCCTGGCGGCGATAGGCTTTGGTCGGCTGGTTTTTTTCACTTTCAGTGCGGAGATCCCGATGCACGATGCGGGTCAGGTTCGCGGGGCGGCGATCCGGCAGAAGCATCCGCGCGCCGCGCAACTCGTCACGCCGTTGGGATGGGTGATGTGAACGTCCATCTTGTGATTGCACCTGGGGCACTTCTGGCCCGGACGCGGTACCAGCCGGGGCGTCGGCCGCGAGGGCCTGAACTGAATCACCTTGCCCATGGCATCGCGCGGGTTACTGGCTGCCCTCGGCTTTGCGGCGGCCCAGGCGCGCCAGTGCGCGCAGGCGCATCGAGTTGAGCCGGATAAAACCGTCGGCGTCGGCCTGCCGGTAGCCGCCGGCCTCGTCGAAACTCGCTAGCGTCGGGTCATACAGAGAGTTGGGCGACTTGCGCCCGGCGATCGAGACACTGCCCTTGAACAGCTTTAGCCGGGCGACGCCGGTCACGCTCTGCTGCGCGCGATCGACCAGCGCCTGCATCGCCTCGCGTTCGGGCGCGAACCACTGGCCGTTGTACACCATCTCGGCGTAGCGCGGCACCAGCGAGTCGCGCAGATGGAGGGTCTCGCGGTCGAGCGCGAGTTGTTCGACCGCGCGATGGGCGTGGAGCAGTATCGTGGTGCCCGGGCTTTCGTAAACCCCGCGCGATTTAATGCCGACGTAACGGTTTTCGACCAGGTCAACGCGGCCGATCCCGTGTTTTCCCGCGATCGCGTTGGCCTGCTCGATCAGCGCGGCCGGCGAAAGCCGCTTGGCGTTTATCGCGACAGGGTCGCCGCCCGCATATTCGATCTCGACGTACTCGGGCGCGTCGGGCGCACTCTGCGGCGCGACGGTGAGCCGGAACATGTCGTCGTAGGGTTCACGCCATGGGTCTTCGAGGATGCCGCCCTCGTAGCTGATGTGCACGAGGTTGCGGTCCATCGAGTAGGGGTTCTCGGCGGTGACCGGAACGGGAATTTTTTTCTCGGCGGCGTAGGCGAGCATGTCGGCGCGGCCGCGAAACGGCCATTGCGGATGGCGCCACGGCGCGACCACTTTCAGGTCGGGCGCGAGGCGCGCGAAGGTGAACTCGAAGCGCACCTGGTCGTTGCCTTTGCCGGTGGCGCCGTGGCCGACGGCGTCGGCCCCCTCGGTGCGCGCGATTTCGACCTGGCGCTTGGCGATCACCGGACGCGCGATCGACGTGCCGAGCAAGTAGTAGCTTTCGTAGACTGCATTGGCGCGCATCATCGGAAAGACGAAGTCGCGGGCGAACTCTTCGCGCAGGTCCTCGAGGTAGAGCTTGCTCGCGCCGGTCGCGAGCGCTTTCTGCTCCAGGCCGGTGGTCTCCTCGGCCTGGCCGACGTCGGCGCAGTAGGCGACAACCTCGCAGCCGTAGAAATCGCGTACCCAGCGCAGGATGACCGAGGTGTCGAGGCCGCCCGAATAGGCGAGCACCAGTTTTTTTATTTCCGCGGTAGCCACGCCGCCATCTTAAGGCATTCGCGCCCGCGCCTTAAGTAGCGCCGGGGACGGCGACGGCGCCGATTATCGCAGGCCGCAGCAGCCAGACCATCACGGCCTTTTGCGCGTGCAGGCGGTTTTCGGCCTGGTCGAGCACGAGCGAGCGCGGACCGTCGAGCACGTCGTCGGTGATCTCCTCGCCGCGATGGGCCGGCAGACAATGCATCACGAACGCGCCGCGGCGCGCGTGCGCCATGAGATCGCGATTGACCTGGAAGGCCTTGAAATCGCGCCGGCGCTGCGCCGCCTCTTTCTCCTGGCCCATCGACGTCCAAGTGTCGGTATAGACGACGTCGGCGCCGCGGACCGCCTCGACCGGATCGTGTGTAAGGATGCCGAACTTGCCGCGGAGCATCCGCTCGACGAATTCGCGCTGCGGTTCATAGCCGCGCGGGCATCCCAGGCGCAGCTCGAAGCCGGCGAGCGCAGCCGCCTCGATCCAGCTCTGCGCGAGATTGAAGCCGTCGCCGATGTAGGCGACGGCAAGCTTGCCCAGATCGCCGAAGCGTTCGCGCAGGGTCAGCAGATCGGCCAGCAGCTGGCAGGGATGGAGCAGGTCGGTGAGCCCGTTGATCACCGGCACGGTGGCTTCCAGAGCGAGCTCGACGCATATCTCGTGGGCGAAGGTACGAATCATGATGAGATCGACCCAGCGCGACAGATTGCGCGCCACGTCCTTGACCGACTCGCGCTCGCCGATCCCGATGTCCTGCGGGGCAAGATAGATAGCGTGGCCGCCGAGCTGCGCCATCCCGGTCTCGAAGGTGATCCGCGTGCGCAGCGAGGGCTTCTGGAAGATCATCGCGAGCGTGCGGCCGCGGAGATAAGGATGCTCGAGGCCCGCGCGGAGTTCGGCCTTGAGCCGCCCCGCCAGCGCCAGCACCCGCGCCAGTTCGTCGGGGCTAAGCGAGGCGAGGTCAAGCAGGTCGCGCTTGGTGCGCTGCGGGCTCCGATTGCGCGGCGCGACGGGGGAGCGCGCGGACTGGCGCGATGCCCTGGCCACGTTCATTGCGCGGCCCCAGGCGCCGCGGCCGAGAGCGCGCGCTCGATTATCTTGAGCCCGGCGTCGGCCTCGTCGCGCGTAAGCATGAGCGGCGGCAAAAGCCGCAGCACGTTCTCCGCCGTGGCGTTGACCAGCAGCCGCTCGCGTATGCACGCCTCGGCCGCGCTCTTGGCCTCGCCGCGAAGCACGATACCGATCATCATGCCGAGCCCGCGCACTTCGGCCACTCGCGGGCAGCCTTTGGCGAACGCGCGCAGGCGTTCGAGCATGTAGCTGCCGACGCCGGCCGCGTTCTCGAGCGCGCCGTCCTGCTCGAGCGTGTCCAGCACGGCGCCCGCCGCGGCGCAGGAGACCGGATTGCCGCCGAAGGTCGAGCCGTGACTGCCGGGGGTGAGGCTCTGCGCGACCAGGCTTTTTGCGATCATCGCGCCGATCGGCAACCCACCGCCGAGCGCCTTGGCCAGCGTCATGATGTCCGGCTTTACCCCGGCATGCTGCCAGGCAAAGAGCTTGCCTGTGCGTCCGATCCCGGTCTGCACCTCGTCGAGGATCAAGAGAATTTTGCGCCGGTCGCAGAGGTCGCGCACGCGCTTCAGATAGTCGGGGCGCGGCGTGACCACGCCGCCCTCGCCCTGGATCGGCTCGAGCAGGATCGCGACCGTTTCGTCGCGGATGGCCTTGTCCAGAGCGTCCACGTCATCGTAGGGGACGAGGCGGAAGCCCGGCAGCAGCGGCTGGAAGCCGATATGGTATTTCTCCTGGCCGGTTGCGCTGAGCGTGCCGAAGGTGCGGCCGTGAAACGAGCCGAGCGTGGAAACCACCTCGAAGCGGCCGGCGCCGCGATCGTGACCCCAGCGGCGCGCGAGCTTGAGCGCGGCTTCGTTCGCCTCCGCGCCCGAATTGCAAAAGAACACCCGCCCGTCGCCGAAATGGCCGCACAGCCGCGCCGCCAGCCGCGCCATCGGTTCGGTGTGGAACACGTTGGAGACGTGGGTCAGCTTTTCGGCCTGTTCTTTGATCGCGCGCACGACACGCGGATGCGAGTGGCCGAGCGAAGTTACGGCGAGACCGCAGAAAAAATCGAGGTAGCGGTTGCCGTCGGCGTCGTAGAGATAGGCGCCGGTGCCGCGCACGAAAGCGAGCGGCACGCACCCGTAAGTGTTCATGAGATTCTGATGGGCGAGGTCGACGATTTCAGCGTTGTTCATCGTGATCCTTCCTGTCCAAAAAGGGCCCCGCGACGCCGCGGCCGCACGTCGGGCGCGCGGATCGCGCCGGGGGCCATCCAAGCTGTATGCCACATGGCGGCGCAGAATGCTCGCCCCGCGCCGGTTTTACCTGTCCGCCACGACCTCGGTACCGACCCCCGCCTCGGTGAAAATCTCGAGCAGGATCGCATGGCGCGTGCGCCCGTCGAGCACGTGGGTCTTGCCGACGCCGCCCTTAAGCGCCGCGACGCAGCATTCAACCTTGGGGATCATGCCGTCGCTTATCGCGCCCGCCGCGATCAGTTTCTTGGCCTCGGAAACCGTAAGCGTCGGGATGAGTTTGCCGTCCTTGCCCTTCACGCCCTCGACGTCGGTCAGCAGGATGAGCTTTTCCGCGCCGAGCGCGGCCGCGAGGTCGCCGGCGGCTACGTCGGCGTTGATGTTGTAGGTCAGGCCGTCGCGGCCGTGGCCGACCGGCGCGATCACCGGGACGAAGCCGGCGGTCTCGAGTGTACGCAGCACCTGCGGATTGACTTCCGCGACTTCGCCCACCAGGCCGATATCGACCTTGGCCGGCGCGCCGGTTTCATCGGCGACGGTCATCTCGAGCCGGCGCGCGACGATCAGGTCGCCGTCCTTGCCCGAAAGCCCGACCGCGCGGCAGCCGTGGCGCGAGATGAGAGCGACGATCTCCTTGTTGAGCCGCTGCAGCACCATCTCGACCGCTTCCATCGTCGGCTCATCGGTCACCCGCATCCCGCGCACGAATTTCGAGGTGAGCCCGAGGCGTTCGATGAGATGGTTGATTTGCGGGCCGCCGCCGTGGACCACGATGGGATTAATACCGACCGCCTTCAGCAGCACGACGTCCTGGGCGAAGCTCTCACGCAGATCGGCCGCTTCCATCGCGTGGCCGCCGTATTTGATTACCAGGGTCTTGCCGCGAAAGCGCTGGATGTAGGGCAGCGCCTCGACCAGTACCGACGCACTTGTGATTGGATCCTGCACCGTCTCCTTCTCCGCCGCCGGACAGCCGGCGCATCGCGCCGCGTCGGGCGGCGCATCGCCGCGCCCGCCCGCGCACCGGCTGAGCCGTCAATGCTATACGACGGCGCTACAAAATGTAGCGCGACAGGTCCTCGTTTTTGACGATCGGGTCGAGCCGCCGATGAACGTAGTCGCTGTCAACCGTGACCGTGCGCTCGTTCAGCTCGGGCGCACTGAACGACAACTCCTCGAGCAGGCGTTCGAGCACGGTATGGAGGCGGCGCGCGCCGATATTCTCCGAGCGCGAGTTGACCTCGGCCGCGATCTCGGCCAGCGCCGCCACCGCGTCGGCGGTGAAGGTCAGATGCACGTTCTCGGTCGCCATCAAGGCCACGTACTGGCGGGTCAGCGCGTTCTCGGGCTCGGTCAGGATGCGGATGAAGTCGTCGCGGGTGAGCGCGCGCAGCTCGACCCGAATCGGAAACCGGCCCTGGAACTCGGGAATCAGGTCGGAGGGCTTGGAGGTATGGAAGGCGCCCGAGGCGACGAACAGGACGTGGTCGGTGCGAATCGCGCCGTACTTGGTATTGACGGTCGAGCCCTCGACGATCGGCAGGAGGTCGCGCTGCACTCCTTCGCGCGAGACGTCGGGGCCGTGGGCCTCGCGGCCGGCAATCTTGTCGATCTCGTCGATAAAGACGATCCCCGACTGCTCGGCGCGGTTGATCGCTTCCTGCGCGACCTTCTCCATGTCAACCAGGCGCGCGGCCTCCTCCTGGGTCAGCAGCTCGAGCGCCTGCGGCACCTTGACCTTCTGCCGCTTGGACTTCTTGGGCATGAACTGGCCCAGCAGCTCGCGCATGTTCGTGCCCATCTCCTCCATCCCCTGCGGTGCGAGCACTTCGACCATCGGCGAGGCCTGCGCGCTGGTTTCGACCTCGACCTCGCGATCGTCGAGATTGCCCTGGCGCAGGAGTTTGCGGAGTTTCTCGCGTGTATCGGCGTGCGAATCGCCGGCGGCGTCGCCGGCGTCGGGTGCGATCCCGACCGCGCGGCGAACCTTGGCGGGCGGCGGATAAAGGATGTCGAGCAGGCGCTCCTCGGCGGCGTCGCGGGCCTGGATCGCGACCCTCGCGCGCTCCTCCTCGCGGACCATCTTGACCGCGATTTCGGCGAGGTCACGGATCATCGATTCGACGTCACGCCCGACGTAGCCGACCTCGGTGTAGCGCGAGGCCTCGACCTTGACGAACGGGGCTTGCGCGAGACGCGCGAGGCGGCGCGCGATCTCGGTCTTGCCGACGCCGGTTGGGCCGATCATCAGGATATTCTTGGGCGCGATTTCGTCGCGCAGCTCGGGCGCAACATTTTGTCGCCGCCAGCGGTTGCGCAGGGCGATCGCGACGGCGCGCTTGGCGTCGTGCTGGCCGACGATATAGCGGTCGAGCTCGGAGACGATTTCCCGCGGCGTCATCACGTGCGAACTTGCCATTGCTCCTTCAACATGGCCGCCGCCTTCTCCGCGCGCAGCTCCGGCTGGGCCGCGCCGGCGGCGCCGGCTCTCTACAGCTCTTCAATTATAAACCGATCGTTGGTGTACACGCAGATCTCCGCGGCCACGCGCATCGCGCCCTCGGCAATTTCACGCGCGCTCATCGCCGGGGCGTGGCGCACCAGCGCGCGCGCCGCCGCGAGCGCATAGTTGCCGCCCGATCCGATCGCCAGGATCCCGTCGTCCGGCTCGATCACGTCGCCCAGCCCCGAGAGCAAAAGCGAGCTTTCGCGGTCGGCGACGATCAGCATCGCCTCCAGCCGCCGCAACACGCGGTCGGTGCGCCAGTCCTTGGCCATCTCGACCGCAGCGCGGCGCAGGTTGCCGTTGAACGCCTGAAGCTTGCCCTCGAATTTCTCGAACAGCGTCAGCGCGTCGGCGGTCGAGCCGGCGAAGCCCGACAGCACCTTGTCGTCGTGCAGCCGGCGTACCTTGCGCGCCCCGTGCTTCATGATGGTCTGGCCGACGCTGACCTGGCCGTCGCCCGCAACCACAACGTGGCCCGCGTTGCGCACGCATAGGATGGTCGTGCCGTGGATGGCGGTGTCGTATTCAGGCGCGCGGATGGGCACGGCGGTAAACCTCTCGCAAACGATTGACGCTGACGTGGGTGTAGCGCTGCGTGGTGGCGAGGCTCGCGTGGCCGAGCATCTCCTGGATCGAGCGCAGGTCGGCGCCCGAATTAAGCATGTGGGTGGCGAAGCAATGACGCAATCCGTGCGGCGTGATTGACGCGCCAAGGCCCGCCGCCACGATGCGCTGCGCGAGGATGTTTTCGACCGCGCGCGTCGTCAGCCGCCCGCCGCGCAAATTGGTGATCACGGGCCCGTCGAGTTCCCACGCCACCGGCATCGCGCGCCGCCACGCCTTGAGCGCGTCAAGCGCGGGCTCGCCGATCGGCACCATCCGATCCTTGTTGCCCTTGCCCGAGCGCACCAGCACCATCCCGACGTCGTCGTCGATATCGCGCCAGTTGAGGCCGACCAGTTCGCTCACGCGCAGGCCCGAGGAGTAGAGCGTCTCCAGGATCGCGCGGTCACGGAGCGCCGCCGGCGACGATTCCTCGGCGTCGGCTTCGATGAGCCGGCGGACGTCGTCTTCGGGCAGGATCGCCGGCAGCCGGCGCTGAGTGCGCGGCGAGCGGAGCGAGCGCGCGGGACTCGCCGCCCCGGCCATCGTTTCGCGCCAGCGGAAGAACGCCTTGATCGCGAAGAGGCGGCGCTGGACGGTGGCGCGGCCGAGCGTCTTCATCGCTTCGGAAAGATAGCCGCGAATATGATCGGTGGTGATCGCGTCGGGGTCGACTTCCGCGCCGCCAGAATCGAGCGCGGCCCCGCGTTCGAGCAGAAATCGACGGAAGTCGCACAAGTCCCGGCGGTAGCTCGAGACCGTGTTGACGGCCGCGCGCGCGGCTTTGCCCAGCGCCGCCGCGAATGACTCTATTTCTGCCTGCATCGACTCGCGTCCAATTCAAACGCTATGCTATCAAGCAGGCGCAAAGCGCAAAAGCGCACGCAAAAACCACGGGCTGCCGGGCGATGAACTGCTGGAGTTGCGGACATCGGATCGAGACCGTCGAGCGGGTCGGATTCCACGCGCA
Protein-coding regions in this window:
- the argB gene encoding acetylglutamate kinase, with protein sequence MQDPITSASVLVEALPYIQRFRGKTLVIKYGGHAMEAADLRESFAQDVVLLKAVGINPIVVHGGGPQINHLIERLGLTSKFVRGMRVTDEPTMEAVEMVLQRLNKEIVALISRHGCRAVGLSGKDGDLIVARRLEMTVADETGAPAKVDIGLVGEVAEVNPQVLRTLETAGFVPVIAPVGHGRDGLTYNINADVAAGDLAAALGAEKLILLTDVEGVKGKDGKLIPTLTVSEAKKLIAAGAISDGMIPKVECCVAALKGGVGKTHVLDGRTRHAILLEIFTEAGVGTEVVADR
- the argF gene encoding ornithine carbamoyltransferase, coding for MARASRQSARSPVAPRNRSPQRTKRDLLDLASLSPDELARVLALAGRLKAELRAGLEHPYLRGRTLAMIFQKPSLRTRITFETGMAQLGGHAIYLAPQDIGIGERESVKDVARNLSRWVDLIMIRTFAHEICVELALEATVPVINGLTDLLHPCQLLADLLTLRERFGDLGKLAVAYIGDGFNLAQSWIEAAALAGFELRLGCPRGYEPQREFVERMLRGKFGILTHDPVEAVRGADVVYTDTWTSMGQEKEAAQRRRDFKAFQVNRDLMAHARRGAFVMHCLPAHRGEEITDDVLDGPRSLVLDQAENRLHAQKAVMVWLLRPAIIGAVAVPGAT
- a CDS encoding tyrosine-type recombinase/integrase codes for the protein MQAEIESFAAALGKAARAAVNTVSSYRRDLCDFRRFLLERGAALDSGGAEVDPDAITTDHIRGYLSEAMKTLGRATVQRRLFAIKAFFRWRETMAGAASPARSLRSPRTQRRLPAILPEDDVRRLIEADAEESSPAALRDRAILETLYSSGLRVSELVGLNWRDIDDDVGMVLVRSGKGNKDRMVPIGEPALDALKAWRRAMPVAWELDGPVITNLRGGRLTTRAVENILAQRIVAAGLGASITPHGLRHCFATHMLNSGADLRSIQEMLGHASLATTQRYTHVSVNRLREVYRRAHPRA
- the argH gene encoding argininosuccinate lyase codes for the protein MKKTSRPKPIAARLSNRATAGVAAKTPRGSGGLIRGRFARARLPEVEAFTASLPFDRRLYRHDVRGSIAHARMLARTGLLRRAEAAKIVAGLRAIEREIDSGRFHFALADEDIHLAIERRLTERIGAPARKLHTARSRNDQVALDLRLYLRDELAEMIELVGGLRRTLIALARRHLGTVMPGYTHLQRAQPVTLAHHLAAYVEMLGRDRERFAQALERTAVMPLGAGALAGTTLPIDRHLAARELGFERISENSLDAVSDRDFVVDFLAAAALAAVHLSRMAEEIILWSSAEFGFVALPDEFSTGSSMMPHKKNPDLLELIRAKSGRVIGDLMAMLTVLKGLPLAYNSDLQEDKERVFDALDTLKPALRLLALLWPRLRFDAAAMHAAAGGFALATDLAEYLVRRGVAFRRAHEIVGALVREASAAGHTLEEYTLADLRRHASAFGADALRGLSAAGSVNARNLPGGPAAAAMRRYLRRVED
- a CDS encoding acetylornithine transaminase, translating into MNNAEIVDLAHQNLMNTYGCVPLAFVRGTGAYLYDADGNRYLDFFCGLAVTSLGHSHPRVVRAIKEQAEKLTHVSNVFHTEPMARLAARLCGHFGDGRVFFCNSGAEANEAALKLARRWGHDRGAGRFEVVSTLGSFHGRTFGTLSATGQEKYHIGFQPLLPGFRLVPYDDVDALDKAIRDETVAILLEPIQGEGGVVTPRPDYLKRVRDLCDRRKILLILDEVQTGIGRTGKLFAWQHAGVKPDIMTLAKALGGGLPIGAMIAKSLVAQSLTPGSHGSTFGGNPVSCAAAGAVLDTLEQDGALENAAGVGSYMLERLRAFAKGCPRVAEVRGLGMMIGIVLRGEAKSAAEACIRERLLVNATAENVLRLLPPLMLTRDEADAGLKIIERALSAAAPGAAQ
- the hslV gene encoding ATP-dependent protease subunit HslV, which codes for MRAPEYDTAIHGTTILCVRNAGHVVVAGDGQVSVGQTIMKHGARKVRRLHDDKVLSGFAGSTADALTLFEKFEGKLQAFNGNLRRAAVEMAKDWRTDRVLRRLEAMLIVADRESSLLLSGLGDVIEPDDGILAIGSGGNYALAAARALVRHAPAMSAREIAEGAMRVAAEICVYTNDRFIIEEL
- a CDS encoding argininosuccinate synthase, which encodes MATAEIKKLVLAYSGGLDTSVILRWVRDFYGCEVVAYCADVGQAEETTGLEQKALATGASKLYLEDLREEFARDFVFPMMRANAVYESYYLLGTSIARPVIAKRQVEIARTEGADAVGHGATGKGNDQVRFEFTFARLAPDLKVVAPWRHPQWPFRGRADMLAYAAEKKIPVPVTAENPYSMDRNLVHISYEGGILEDPWREPYDDMFRLTVAPQSAPDAPEYVEIEYAGGDPVAINAKRLSPAALIEQANAIAGKHGIGRVDLVENRYVGIKSRGVYESPGTTILLHAHRAVEQLALDRETLHLRDSLVPRYAEMVYNGQWFAPEREAMQALVDRAQQSVTGVARLKLFKGSVSIAGRKSPNSLYDPTLASFDEAGGYRQADADGFIRLNSMRLRALARLGRRKAEGSQ
- the lysA gene encoding diaminopimelate decarboxylase; translated protein: MNYFAYKDNRLFAEEVAISDLAARFGTPFYVYSTRTLRRHYRVMDEAFAGTDHLICYAMKALSNLSVLKLFAAMGSGFDIVSVGELMRCIRAGADPGKIVFSGVGKTDEELKAAIEAGILMINVESAPELHRVAAVGARMRRRAPVSLRVNPDLDPGTHPHISTGHRDSKFGIPLAQVHEYYAEARALPDLDLVGLSTHIGSQITDTSPFSEAANKVAAIVKALRESGLALRYLDLGGGLGIPYQEEPPPPAEYAAALLGPLRGLGLKLIIEPGRVMVGNAGALVTRVLYVKETDVKRFIVVDGAMNDLIRPVLYEAYHQILPVERRTGDPIVTADVVGPVCESGDFFARERELSAPRDGDLLAVMSAGAYGFVMASNYNSRPRAPEIMVDGAETYVVRERESFEDLVRGEKLVSLPPGGAA
- the hslU gene encoding ATP-dependent protease ATPase subunit HslU gives rise to the protein MASSHVMTPREIVSELDRYIVGQHDAKRAVAIALRNRWRRQNVAPELRDEIAPKNILMIGPTGVGKTEIARRLARLAQAPFVKVEASRYTEVGYVGRDVESMIRDLAEIAVKMVREEERARVAIQARDAAEERLLDILYPPPAKVRRAVGIAPDAGDAAGDSHADTREKLRKLLRQGNLDDREVEVETSAQASPMVEVLAPQGMEEMGTNMRELLGQFMPKKSKRQKVKVPQALELLTQEEAARLVDMEKVAQEAINRAEQSGIVFIDEIDKIAGREAHGPDVSREGVQRDLLPIVEGSTVNTKYGAIRTDHVLFVASGAFHTSKPSDLIPEFQGRFPIRVELRALTRDDFIRILTEPENALTRQYVALMATENVHLTFTADAVAALAEIAAEVNSRSENIGARRLHTVLERLLEELSFSAPELNERTVTVDSDYVHRRLDPIVKNEDLSRYIL